The following are encoded in a window of Thiohalobacter sp. IOR34 genomic DNA:
- a CDS encoding class I SAM-dependent methyltransferase, whose product MAKPSKTGKNKSKKSRKRSSPTLAQRADRHALYELSVQDTDFEYEFVDKTFKQLRGRRARLLREDFCGTAQMCCEWVRHRKTNRAIGVDLDAEVLDWARGHNLAALRPGQAARVQLLQDDVLTVETESPDLVIAMNFSYQLFTERAALRRYFSRVREALVEDGVFIIDAFGGYDAFREMKEETEHEGFTYIWDQHRYDPVTGRMTCYIHFKFPDGSRLRRAFVYHWRLWTLPELRELLEEAGFSRTTVYWQGTDEEGEPDGIFLPAETGDADPAWIAFISAEK is encoded by the coding sequence ATGGCCAAACCCTCGAAGACCGGCAAGAACAAGAGCAAAAAGTCCCGCAAGCGCAGTTCCCCCACGCTGGCCCAGCGCGCCGACCGCCACGCATTGTATGAACTCTCGGTCCAGGACACGGATTTCGAGTACGAGTTCGTGGACAAGACCTTCAAGCAGCTGCGCGGCCGCCGTGCCCGTCTGCTGCGCGAGGATTTCTGCGGCACGGCCCAGATGTGCTGCGAGTGGGTCCGCCACCGCAAGACCAACCGGGCCATCGGCGTCGATCTGGATGCCGAGGTTCTGGACTGGGCGCGCGGCCACAACCTGGCGGCCCTCAGGCCGGGGCAGGCGGCGCGCGTCCAGTTGCTGCAGGACGATGTGCTGACGGTCGAGACCGAGTCGCCCGATCTGGTCATCGCCATGAACTTCAGCTATCAGCTGTTCACCGAGCGCGCGGCCCTGCGCCGCTACTTTTCCCGGGTGCGCGAGGCACTGGTCGAGGATGGGGTGTTCATCATCGACGCGTTCGGCGGCTACGATGCCTTCCGCGAGATGAAGGAGGAAACCGAGCACGAGGGTTTCACCTACATCTGGGATCAGCACCGCTACGACCCGGTCACCGGCCGCATGACCTGCTACATCCACTTCAAGTTCCCGGATGGTTCGCGGCTGCGGCGGGCCTTCGTCTATCACTGGCGCCTGTGGACCCTGCCCGAGTTGCGCGAGTTGCTGGAGGAGGCCGGTTTCAGCCGCACCACGGTCTACTGGCAGGGCACTGACGAGGAGGGGGAACCGGATGGCATCTTCCTGCCGGCCGAAACCGGAGATGCCGACCCCGCCTGGATCGCCTTCATCTCGGCCGAGAAATAG
- a CDS encoding tetrathionate reductase family octaheme c-type cytochrome produces the protein MRHRLHSLPRPADPGCGWLLFLLLMLPFRLGLADSGTPPKLEPIDARIELGISEYSNLSGKGVVDQPLMSLQKTSKSTTDHSKLEALQGPFTSGSEVTRACLGCHNLAGHQFMKNKHWTWSYVHPVTGQQLGKRVLINNFCTNARGNEGMCAQCHAGYGWKDETFDFSNQENIDCLVCHESTGNYYKLPPSRGNKACAVMFEGKPPIDWARVAQSVRLPGRSNCGGCHFYGGGGDNVKHGDLSSVLFQPPREVDVHMDAEGLNFACIICHVGEGHQWAGSRYNMLAKDDTGQGKPGMPRQTASCASCHGMDPHPRGLIGIKLNDHVDRVACESCHIPRYARGGVATKIYWDWRTAGRLRNGEGFNVEGYIQGNGEPRHTYKSIKGSFKYGENLVPIYRWFNGVMTYTTIETRFDPSRPVEINHINGAADDPGSRIWPFKRMHSVQPYDKGNNTLVYMHLWGNDDAAFWGNYDFPKAIRVGMEKNHIPYSGSYGFVESYSYWPLNHMVAPKEDALACRECHARDGRLSELGGFYLPGRDAWRWLDLLGLAAVGATLLGVAGHGALRILIKPGGKSR, from the coding sequence ATGCGCCATCGCCTCCACAGCCTGCCCCGGCCCGCGGACCCCGGCTGCGGCTGGCTCCTTTTCCTGCTGCTGATGCTGCCGTTCAGGCTTGGCCTGGCGGACAGCGGGACGCCACCGAAACTGGAACCGATCGACGCCAGGATCGAGCTGGGCATCAGCGAATACAGCAACCTCAGTGGCAAGGGCGTGGTCGACCAACCGCTCATGTCACTGCAGAAAACCAGCAAGTCGACCACTGATCACAGCAAGCTGGAGGCGCTGCAGGGCCCCTTCACAAGCGGCTCCGAGGTCACCCGCGCCTGCCTGGGCTGCCACAATCTCGCTGGTCATCAGTTCATGAAGAACAAACACTGGACCTGGAGCTACGTCCACCCGGTGACCGGGCAGCAACTGGGCAAGCGGGTACTGATCAACAATTTCTGCACCAATGCCCGCGGCAACGAGGGCATGTGCGCCCAGTGCCATGCCGGCTACGGCTGGAAGGACGAGACATTCGACTTCAGCAACCAGGAAAACATCGACTGCCTGGTCTGCCATGAATCGACCGGCAACTACTACAAACTGCCGCCCAGCCGTGGCAACAAGGCCTGCGCCGTGATGTTCGAAGGCAAGCCACCCATCGACTGGGCAAGGGTTGCGCAGAGTGTGCGCCTGCCCGGCCGCAGCAATTGCGGCGGCTGCCATTTCTACGGCGGTGGTGGCGACAACGTCAAGCACGGCGACCTGTCCTCCGTGCTGTTCCAGCCGCCCCGGGAGGTCGATGTGCACATGGACGCCGAGGGCCTCAACTTCGCCTGCATCATCTGCCATGTCGGCGAAGGCCACCAGTGGGCCGGCAGCCGCTATAACATGCTTGCCAAGGACGATACCGGCCAGGGCAAACCCGGCATGCCCCGGCAGACGGCAAGCTGCGCAAGCTGTCATGGCATGGATCCCCACCCGCGCGGCCTGATCGGCATCAAGCTGAACGACCACGTGGACCGGGTCGCCTGCGAGTCCTGTCACATCCCCCGCTACGCCCGCGGCGGGGTCGCCACCAAGATCTACTGGGACTGGAGGACGGCCGGCCGGCTGAGGAACGGCGAGGGCTTCAATGTGGAAGGTTACATCCAGGGCAATGGCGAACCCCGCCACACCTATAAGTCGATCAAGGGGAGTTTCAAATACGGCGAAAATCTCGTACCGATCTACCGCTGGTTCAACGGTGTCATGACCTATACCACCATCGAAACCCGCTTCGACCCGTCCCGGCCCGTCGAGATCAACCATATCAATGGCGCGGCGGATGACCCGGGATCACGCATCTGGCCGTTCAAGCGCATGCACAGCGTCCAGCCCTACGACAAGGGCAACAACACGCTGGTCTACATGCACCTCTGGGGGAACGACGATGCCGCCTTCTGGGGAAACTATGATTTTCCCAAGGCGATCCGGGTCGGCATGGAAAAGAACCACATCCCCTACAGCGGCAGCTACGGCTTCGTAGAGAGCTATTCCTACTGGCCATTGAATCACATGGTGGCGCCGAAGGAAGATGCCCTCGCCTGCCGCGAGTGCCATGCCAGGGACGGCCGGCTGAGCGAACTCGGTGGCTTCTATCTGCCGGGACGCGATGCCTGGCGCTGGCTGGACCTGCTCGGCCTGGCGGCCGTGGGCGCGACCCTGCTGGGGGTCGCAGGGCACGGCGCATTGCGTATCCTGATCAAGCCCGGGGGCAAAAGCCGATGA
- a CDS encoding cytochrome b/b6 domain-containing protein: MTIHTVMIFTRFERFWHWSQAALIFTLLFTGAAIHGLHQLVDFRTAVLVHSLSAISLILLWLFAIFWHLTTGTWRHYIPTTSGLLRIARFYAYGIFKGEQHPYRKRYWRKHNPLQALTYLALKLFLFPTIWLSGLGYLFYGLWQSRVPPASGLLELTASIHTAAAYAILVFVILHVYLLTTSGSFLAHLKPMLSGYDKIELTDAEWAYLREDESNKIKQ; encoded by the coding sequence ATGACAATCCACACAGTCATGATCTTTACCCGCTTCGAGCGCTTCTGGCACTGGTCGCAGGCCGCCCTCATCTTCACCCTGCTGTTCACTGGCGCGGCGATCCACGGGCTCCATCAACTGGTCGATTTCCGCACGGCGGTACTGGTTCACAGCCTGTCCGCCATCAGCCTGATCCTGCTCTGGCTGTTTGCGATCTTCTGGCATTTGACCACCGGCACCTGGCGCCACTACATCCCGACCACCAGCGGCCTGCTGAGGATCGCCCGCTTCTATGCCTATGGCATCTTCAAGGGCGAACAGCACCCCTACAGAAAACGCTACTGGCGCAAGCACAATCCCCTGCAAGCACTGACCTACCTGGCCCTGAAGCTGTTCCTGTTCCCCACCATCTGGCTGTCCGGCCTCGGCTACCTGTTCTATGGCCTGTGGCAAAGCCGGGTACCACCGGCTTCCGGCCTGTTGGAACTGACCGCTTCCATACACACGGCGGCCGCCTATGCCATCCTGGTCTTCGTCATCCTCCATGTCTACCTGCTGACCACCAGTGGTTCTTTCCTCGCCCATCTCAAACCCATGCTCAGCGGCTACGACAAGATCGAACTCACCGATGCCGAGTGGGCGTACCTTCGGGAAGACGAGAGCAACAAGATCAAGCAATGA
- a CDS encoding RT0821/Lpp0805 family surface protein: MPSATIDHRSRQLSRLRPFLLVPLLALGAPALADPPPWAPAHGYYKKKPGHKPPRFIPKRVAPLPWLAGAATAGYLSGSRCNREALGTVLGGVLGGVAGARLSDDRHRSAATIAGTLIGALVGRSIGRSMDQLDQACTGQTLEYAPDNQAVTWQNPDTGASYTVTPTRTYEAGDGRYCREYISQASIGGQEQQVQGTACRQPDGSWKIVDR, from the coding sequence ATGCCATCTGCGACCATCGACCACCGCTCCCGGCAACTGTCCCGCCTGAGACCCTTTCTCCTGGTGCCATTGCTCGCCCTGGGCGCCCCGGCCCTCGCCGATCCGCCGCCCTGGGCGCCGGCCCATGGCTATTACAAGAAGAAGCCCGGCCACAAGCCGCCCCGTTTCATTCCGAAGCGCGTCGCTCCGCTGCCCTGGCTGGCCGGCGCTGCCACGGCGGGCTACCTGTCGGGCAGCCGCTGTAACCGGGAAGCGCTGGGCACGGTCCTGGGCGGCGTGCTCGGCGGCGTCGCCGGCGCCCGGCTGAGCGACGACAGGCACCGCAGCGCGGCCACCATCGCCGGCACGCTGATCGGCGCCCTGGTGGGCCGCTCCATCGGCCGATCCATGGACCAGCTGGATCAGGCCTGCACCGGGCAGACCCTCGAATACGCCCCGGACAACCAGGCGGTGACCTGGCAGAACCCCGACACCGGGGCCAGCTATACGGTTACCCCGACCCGGACCTATGAGGCGGGAGACGGCCGCTACTGCCGCGAGTACATCAGTCAGGCCAGCATCGGCGGGCAGGAACAGCAGGTCCAGGGCACGGCCTGCCGTCAGCCGGATGGTTCCTGGAAAATCGTCGACCGCTGA
- a CDS encoding EAL domain-containing protein: MATKKTTNNPTDIVDWIDGGSEVSLTTILLGILETILELPWLDTHAGGVFLADAESGHLSLAAQRGFSPQLLTSCARVPYGHCLCGRVAQSEEMLHVCCVDERHDIRYSGMPEHGHYVVPIKSQEQLLGVIVLYVKHGHTFDGHEAEVLENFANLMALQIHTAQFRQDKRLADLILANSAHSLIITNHDKQIQWVNHAFEKVTGYSREEVIGKTPAILRSGRHGGDFYRAMWRDIEEHGLWEGEIWNRRKNGEIYPEWLNIVALKDRYGRILRYAAMFIDLTPVKRAEEKAHRLAYYDTVTGLPNAVLLHERLQALLEDSRQTGANLLLFTLDLDHFKEINASLGRRVGDAILREVARRITGLEKETFAARMGADEFVIVCPCEENDVQKLSTRAGAVASRLHQRLEEFHEFEGQELSLRGTIGVAWGNGRDMDCETLLRCSTIALNHCKRHSRGGYQVHTAEIEQQAEYRHSLDAAIGKAIERDELSLVYQPQVDRNGKVLGAEVLLRWQHAEHGNVPPDVFIAIAEERGAIIEIGQWVLENTLRQMNEWRQACQGEPHCLQRLAINVSPHQLVSENTVQRFTEACERYGFEPEAIELEVTETGLMQNSSQIIDHLHDFAERGFKIAIDDFGTGYSSLSRLRHFPVAILKIDRSFVMNMARDASDAALVKSIIGMAHTLGFQTIAEGVEDAEQFAMLMDYGCDIFQGYFFSRPLSAEDFLAYVVATVEQSSQSGLPPQLAAIDA; encoded by the coding sequence ATGGCAACGAAAAAAACAACAAACAACCCGACGGACATTGTCGACTGGATCGATGGCGGCTCCGAGGTGAGCCTCACCACCATCCTGCTCGGCATCCTGGAAACCATCCTGGAATTGCCCTGGCTGGACACCCATGCCGGCGGCGTCTTCCTTGCCGATGCCGAGAGTGGCCATCTATCCCTCGCCGCCCAGCGGGGCTTCTCACCCCAACTGCTGACAAGCTGTGCCCGCGTCCCCTATGGCCACTGCCTGTGCGGGCGGGTAGCGCAATCCGAAGAGATGCTGCACGTCTGCTGTGTCGACGAACGCCACGACATTCGCTACTCGGGGATGCCCGAGCACGGCCACTATGTGGTACCCATCAAGTCCCAGGAGCAACTGCTGGGGGTGATAGTCCTCTACGTCAAGCACGGTCATACCTTCGATGGCCACGAAGCCGAGGTGCTGGAGAATTTCGCCAACCTGATGGCCCTGCAGATCCACACCGCGCAATTCCGTCAGGACAAGCGCCTGGCGGACCTGATCCTGGCGAACAGCGCGCATTCGCTGATCATCACCAACCATGACAAGCAGATCCAGTGGGTCAACCATGCCTTCGAGAAGGTCACCGGCTACAGCCGGGAAGAGGTCATCGGCAAGACACCCGCCATACTCCGGTCGGGACGTCATGGCGGTGACTTCTACCGCGCCATGTGGCGGGACATCGAAGAGCACGGCCTCTGGGAAGGCGAAATCTGGAATCGGCGCAAGAACGGCGAGATCTACCCGGAATGGCTGAACATCGTTGCCCTCAAGGACAGATACGGCCGCATCCTGCGCTATGCGGCCATGTTCATCGACCTGACCCCTGTCAAGCGCGCCGAGGAAAAGGCCCATCGACTGGCCTATTACGACACCGTGACCGGGCTGCCGAACGCGGTTCTGCTGCACGAACGGCTACAGGCCCTGCTGGAAGACAGCCGCCAGACAGGGGCCAACCTCCTGCTTTTCACGCTCGATCTCGATCACTTCAAGGAGATCAATGCCAGCCTGGGACGACGCGTGGGTGACGCCATTCTGCGCGAGGTGGCACGACGCATAACCGGACTCGAGAAGGAAACCTTTGCAGCCCGCATGGGTGCCGATGAATTCGTGATCGTCTGTCCCTGCGAGGAAAACGATGTGCAAAAGCTGTCGACCCGGGCCGGAGCGGTAGCGAGCCGGCTGCATCAACGGCTCGAGGAATTCCACGAATTCGAGGGTCAGGAACTCAGCCTGCGGGGCACCATCGGCGTCGCCTGGGGCAATGGGCGCGACATGGATTGTGAGACGTTGCTGCGGTGTTCCACCATTGCCCTCAACCACTGCAAACGGCATTCACGCGGCGGCTACCAGGTCCACACCGCCGAGATCGAGCAACAGGCTGAATACCGGCACAGCCTGGACGCCGCGATCGGCAAGGCCATAGAGCGGGATGAGCTCTCCCTGGTGTATCAGCCCCAGGTGGACCGCAACGGCAAGGTCCTGGGCGCCGAGGTGCTGTTGCGCTGGCAGCATGCCGAACACGGCAACGTGCCGCCCGATGTGTTCATCGCCATCGCCGAGGAACGGGGCGCCATCATCGAAATCGGCCAATGGGTGCTGGAAAACACGCTCCGCCAAATGAACGAGTGGCGACAGGCATGCCAGGGCGAGCCCCACTGCCTGCAGCGTCTGGCCATCAATGTCTCGCCCCATCAGCTGGTCTCGGAAAACACCGTCCAGCGCTTCACCGAAGCCTGTGAACGGTACGGATTCGAACCAGAGGCCATTGAGCTGGAGGTGACGGAAACCGGTCTGATGCAGAATTCCAGCCAGATCATCGACCACCTGCACGACTTTGCCGAGCGGGGTTTCAAGATTGCCATCGACGACTTCGGCACCGGCTATTCCTCCCTGTCACGCCTGCGCCACTTCCCGGTCGCCATCCTCAAGATCGACCGCAGCTTCGTGATGAACATGGCAAGGGATGCCTCGGACGCCGCCCTGGTCAAATCCATCATCGGCATGGCCCACACCCTGGGCTTCCAGACCATCGCGGAAGGTGTCGAGGATGCCGAACAGTTCGCCATGCTGATGGACTACGGCTGCGACATCTTTCAGGGCTACTTCTTCAGCAGGCCGCTCAGCGCGGAAGACTTCCTGGCCTACGTGGTGGCCACGGTGGAGCAATCGAGCCAAAGCGGCCTTCCACCCCAACTGGCGGCGATCGACGCCTGA
- the pgsA gene encoding CDP-diacylglycerol--glycerol-3-phosphate 3-phosphatidyltransferase, whose amino-acid sequence MRYNIPNILTLLRIGLIPVFVVVFYLPFAGANLWTAVLFGLAAVTDWLDGYLARRLQETSAFGAFLDPVADKLMVATALVLLVQQNPSLFFAIPAVIIIGREIAISALREWMAEIGERAQVAVSEIGKIKTTLQMIAILLLLYREPVGLFPTHLVGMVCLYVAAVLTLWSMAVYLRAAWPALTKSN is encoded by the coding sequence ATGCGATACAACATCCCCAACATCCTGACCCTGCTGCGCATCGGCCTGATTCCGGTCTTCGTGGTGGTGTTCTACCTGCCCTTCGCCGGCGCCAATCTCTGGACCGCGGTGCTGTTCGGGCTGGCGGCGGTCACCGACTGGCTGGACGGCTACCTGGCCCGGCGTCTCCAGGAGACCTCGGCCTTCGGCGCCTTCCTCGACCCGGTGGCCGACAAGCTGATGGTGGCCACGGCGCTGGTGCTGCTGGTGCAGCAGAACCCGAGCCTGTTCTTCGCCATCCCGGCGGTGATCATCATCGGCCGCGAGATCGCCATCTCCGCGTTGCGTGAGTGGATGGCGGAGATTGGCGAGCGGGCCCAGGTGGCGGTGTCCGAGATCGGCAAGATCAAGACCACCCTGCAGATGATCGCCATCCTGCTGCTGCTGTACCGCGAGCCGGTCGGCCTTTTCCCGACCCACCTGGTGGGGATGGTCTGCCTCTACGTGGCCGCGGTGCTGACGCTCTGGTCGATGGCCGTCTACCTGCGCGCCGCCTGGCCGGCGCTGACGAAAAGCAATTGA
- the uvrC gene encoding excinuclease ABC subunit UvrC produces the protein MNEVHDTAGFDVDSFLRSLTGRPGVYRMLDAEGRILYVGKARNLKKRVSSYFRKALDTKTQALMAQVRQVEVTVTHTESEALILESTLIKTHRPRYNILLRDDKSYPYIYISTDQTYPRISLHRGARSGKGRYFGPYPNAHAVRESLHLLQKVFRVRQCEDSFFANRSRPCLQYQIKRCSAPCTGEISPEDYARDLRHTELFLEGRNSEVVEALARRMEAAAERLDYEQAALYRDQIASLRRVQERQYVSGEKGDLDIVAAELRGGVACVQVFFIRAGRNLGNKAFFPRCPAGAGIDELLPAFIAQYYLEHEPPGLILVNRATAEAEWLQAALAERAGRRVEIRSRVRGERARWLEMAVRNAQHAIDARLASRAGMLQRLEALQQVLGLDEPPQRMECFDISHTRGEATVASCVVFNAEGPLKSDYRRFNIEGITPGDDYAALAQALERRYTRLKKGEGRLPDVLFIDGGKGQVAAVRRVLEELQVTEVLLVGVAKGPERRPGWEILHIPGREPVDLPGDSRALHLIQQIRDEAHRFAITGHRQRRARARAESPLEAIPGIGPRRRQQLLRQFGGLRELARAGVEDLSRVKGISRRLAQQIYDAFHGD, from the coding sequence ATGAACGAGGTGCACGACACCGCTGGCTTCGACGTCGACAGCTTTCTGCGCAGCCTTACCGGGCGGCCCGGGGTGTACCGCATGCTCGATGCCGAGGGGCGGATCCTCTATGTCGGCAAGGCGCGCAACCTCAAGAAGCGTGTCAGCAGCTATTTCCGCAAGGCGCTGGATACCAAGACCCAGGCGCTGATGGCCCAGGTGCGGCAGGTCGAGGTGACGGTCACCCATACCGAGAGCGAGGCGCTGATCCTCGAGAGCACCCTGATCAAGACCCACCGGCCGCGCTACAACATCCTGCTGCGCGACGACAAGAGCTACCCCTACATCTACATCTCGACGGACCAGACCTATCCGCGGATCAGCCTGCACCGCGGCGCGCGCAGCGGCAAGGGGCGCTACTTCGGGCCCTATCCGAACGCCCACGCGGTGCGCGAGAGCCTGCATCTGCTGCAGAAGGTGTTTCGCGTCCGCCAGTGCGAGGACAGCTTTTTCGCCAACCGCTCGCGGCCCTGCCTGCAGTACCAGATCAAGCGCTGCAGCGCCCCCTGTACCGGGGAGATCTCGCCCGAGGACTATGCCCGCGACCTGCGCCATACCGAGCTGTTCCTGGAAGGCAGGAACAGCGAGGTGGTGGAGGCCCTGGCGCGGCGCATGGAGGCGGCCGCCGAGCGGCTGGACTATGAACAGGCGGCCCTCTATCGGGATCAGATCGCCAGCCTGCGCCGGGTCCAGGAGCGGCAGTACGTCAGTGGCGAGAAGGGCGACCTGGACATCGTCGCCGCCGAGCTGCGCGGTGGCGTGGCCTGTGTCCAGGTGTTCTTCATCCGCGCCGGCCGCAACCTGGGCAACAAGGCCTTCTTCCCGCGCTGCCCGGCGGGGGCCGGGATCGACGAGCTGCTGCCGGCCTTCATCGCCCAGTATTACCTGGAGCACGAGCCGCCGGGCCTGATCCTGGTCAACCGGGCCACCGCGGAGGCCGAGTGGCTGCAGGCGGCGCTCGCCGAGCGGGCCGGGCGGCGGGTGGAGATTCGCAGCCGGGTGCGCGGCGAGCGGGCCCGCTGGCTGGAGATGGCGGTGCGCAACGCGCAGCATGCCATCGACGCCCGTCTGGCCAGCCGGGCCGGCATGCTGCAGCGGCTGGAGGCCCTGCAGCAGGTGCTGGGGCTGGACGAGCCGCCGCAGCGCATGGAGTGTTTCGACATCAGCCATACCCGCGGCGAGGCGACCGTCGCCTCCTGCGTGGTGTTCAATGCCGAGGGTCCGCTGAAGTCCGACTACCGGCGCTTCAACATCGAGGGAATCACCCCCGGCGACGACTATGCCGCCCTGGCCCAGGCCCTGGAACGGCGCTACACGCGGCTGAAAAAGGGCGAGGGACGGCTGCCGGACGTGCTGTTCATCGATGGCGGCAAGGGGCAGGTGGCCGCGGTGCGCCGGGTGCTGGAGGAGCTGCAGGTCACCGAGGTGCTGCTGGTTGGCGTGGCCAAGGGGCCGGAACGCCGTCCCGGCTGGGAGATCCTGCACATCCCGGGACGCGAGCCCGTCGACCTGCCGGGCGACTCCCGGGCGCTGCACCTGATCCAGCAGATCCGCGACGAGGCGCATCGCTTCGCCATCACCGGGCACCGCCAGCGGCGGGCGCGGGCGCGGGCCGAGTCGCCGCTGGAGGCGATACCCGGCATCGGCCCGCGGCGGCGCCAGCAGCTGCTGCGCCAGTTCGGCGGCCTCCGCGAGCTGGCCCGGGCTGGCGTCGAGGATCTGAGTAGGGTAAAAGGGATCAGCCGCCGGCTGGCCCAGCAGATCTATGACGCCTTCCACGGCGATTGA
- a CDS encoding uracil-DNA glycosylase: MTATPIFDADCRRCPRLAEFLDTVQARYPDYHARPVPPFGDPQARLLIVGLAPGMHGANASGRPFTGDHAGILLYRTLHAFGFASAPISTAGDDGLRLHDCRITNAVKCLPPQNKPSGAEIRTCNGFLRAELEGLPRGGVVLALGKIAHDAVLRAYGLKLSTHSFGHGAEHALGEERLLLDSYHCSRYNTQTRRLTESMFEDVFRRARARLSG, from the coding sequence ATGACTGCAACACCGATCTTCGATGCCGACTGCCGCCGCTGTCCGCGGCTGGCCGAGTTCCTCGATACGGTCCAGGCCCGCTACCCGGACTACCATGCACGGCCGGTGCCGCCGTTCGGTGACCCGCAGGCGCGGTTGTTGATTGTCGGCCTGGCGCCCGGCATGCACGGCGCCAACGCCAGCGGCCGGCCCTTTACCGGCGACCATGCCGGCATCCTGCTCTACCGCACCCTGCACGCCTTCGGTTTCGCCTCGGCCCCCATCTCCACCGCAGGCGACGACGGCCTGCGGCTGCACGACTGCCGCATCACCAATGCCGTCAAGTGCCTGCCGCCGCAGAACAAGCCGAGCGGCGCCGAGATCCGCACCTGCAACGGTTTCCTGCGCGCCGAACTGGAAGGCCTGCCCAGGGGCGGGGTGGTGCTGGCCCTGGGCAAGATCGCCCACGACGCGGTGCTGCGGGCATACGGCCTCAAACTCTCCACCCATTCCTTTGGCCATGGCGCGGAGCATGCCCTGGGGGAGGAGCGCCTGCTGCTCGACTCCTACCACTGCAGCCGCTACAACACCCAGACGCGGCGCCTGACCGAATCCATGTTCGAGGACGTGTTCCGGCGTGCCCGTGCCCGGCTTTCCGGCTAA
- the uvrY gene encoding UvrY/SirA/GacA family response regulator transcription factor, with protein MIKLLLVDDHELVRSGIKRILEDTPGMQVLGEASSGEEAIEFVRRNAPDVIIMDINMPGIGGLETTRKLLQIHPGLKIIVVTVHIQEPYPTRMLEAGASGYLTKHCAVDEIVDAIKAVMQGERYISADIAKQLALNMLPGGTRSPFERLSQREMQVMLMVTQGHSIQDISDRLCLSPKTVSTYRYRLYEKLGVSNDVELTHFAMRHGILDPEAVSD; from the coding sequence ATGATCAAGCTGCTGTTGGTGGACGATCACGAGCTGGTGCGCAGCGGCATCAAGCGCATCCTCGAGGACACTCCGGGCATGCAGGTCCTCGGCGAGGCCAGCTCCGGCGAGGAGGCGATCGAGTTCGTGCGCCGCAACGCCCCCGACGTGATCATCATGGACATCAACATGCCGGGGATCGGAGGCCTGGAGACCACCCGCAAGCTGTTGCAGATCCACCCTGGCCTGAAGATCATCGTGGTCACCGTGCACATCCAGGAACCCTACCCGACACGGATGCTGGAGGCGGGCGCCAGCGGCTACCTGACCAAGCACTGCGCAGTCGACGAGATCGTCGATGCCATCAAGGCGGTGATGCAGGGCGAACGCTACATCAGCGCCGACATCGCCAAGCAGCTGGCGTTGAACATGCTGCCCGGCGGCACGCGTTCCCCCTTCGAGCGCCTGTCGCAGCGCGAGATGCAGGTGATGCTGATGGTCACCCAGGGGCACAGCATCCAGGACATCTCCGACCGGCTGTGCCTGAGCCCGAAGACGGTTTCCACCTACCGCTATCGCCTGTACGAGAAACTGGGCGTCAGCAACGACGTCGAACTGACCCATTTTGCGATGCGTCACGGGATCCTCGATCCCGAGGCCGTGTCCGACTGA